Proteins encoded in a region of the Cytobacillus pseudoceanisediminis genome:
- a CDS encoding Gp15 family bacteriophage protein, with product MYASFLQDYKIDLFEMQGKLHWQKFLALLDSLSDNTKFKEVVAIRAQKIPAPTKYNQQERNRIIELKRIYRLKNEWPSLEEADATLTAIGNALKKSYKKGR from the coding sequence ATTTATGCTTCGTTCCTCCAAGATTACAAGATTGACCTTTTTGAAATGCAAGGCAAACTGCATTGGCAGAAGTTTTTGGCATTATTAGATAGCTTATCTGATAATACGAAATTTAAAGAGGTTGTGGCAATTAGAGCGCAGAAAATCCCTGCACCTACTAAATACAACCAGCAAGAACGGAACAGGATTATTGAATTGAAGCGGATTTATAGGCTCAAAAATGAATGGCCTTCCCTTGAAGAAGCTGATGCAACTTTAACAGCGATAGGTAACGCGTTAAAGAAATCC
- a CDS encoding Gp15 family bacteriophage protein: MKLTERFIDETEFQGQIIKLNLAFDNVLRVSELLSDETFDEIEKLDILFEMLVKNAYELELSIFEISQLIGFLLTKSYFLRNLKTVEKAILILNKMLPLFMLRSSKITRLTFLKCKANCIGRSFWHY, from the coding sequence ATGAAACTTACGGAAAGATTTATAGATGAAACAGAATTTCAAGGCCAAATAATTAAGCTAAATCTTGCCTTTGATAATGTTCTACGGGTTTCTGAACTCCTATCTGATGAAACGTTTGATGAAATAGAAAAGCTTGATATTCTATTTGAAATGCTTGTGAAAAATGCCTATGAATTGGAACTCTCTATTTTCGAGATAAGCCAATTGATAGGCTTTCTTTTGACGAAATCCTATTTCCTAAGAAACCTGAAAACGGTGGAAAAAGCTATTTTGATTTTGAACAAGATGCTGCCTTTATTTATGCTTCGTTCCTCCAAGATTACAAGATTGACCTTTTTGAAATGCAAGGCAAACTGCATTGGCAGAAGTTTTTGGCATTATTAG
- a CDS encoding phage tail terminator protein, whose amino-acid sequence MPSDFIDDMANHLEENFSLFDSLSVDVLPEDLNAITIRRTPAAPLERYLDDSRDWIIAFQILVKHQNQGQAIDTMNQLTIYLDELGPNAVTSAEGSYQFIKSEIYTMPILVEKDSRGSYIYSALFNATITKN is encoded by the coding sequence ATGCCTTCAGATTTTATTGATGACATGGCAAATCACTTGGAAGAAAACTTTTCTTTATTTGACTCTCTGTCAGTTGATGTTCTGCCAGAGGATTTAAATGCTATCACAATCAGAAGAACGCCAGCTGCACCTTTGGAGCGATATTTGGACGATTCAAGGGATTGGATCATAGCCTTTCAAATCCTTGTTAAACATCAAAATCAAGGCCAAGCCATCGATACTATGAATCAATTAACCATTTACCTTGATGAATTGGGACCGAATGCGGTTACTTCTGCTGAAGGATCCTATCAATTTATTAAGTCAGAGATTTATACAATGCCTATTTTGGTTGAGAAAGACAGCCGGGGCAGTTATATCTATTCAGCATTATTTAATGCCACTATAACTAAAAATTAG
- a CDS encoding minor capsid protein gives MISFSVNLELGNIQQRVEEAVDAGQTQLDQEVLKGSNYFIPKDTGELERSGIRASQIGNGKIIWDQPYARKLYYNPQYNFSKDANPNAQGLWFEAAKARFLSDWVRMTQQAINRHL, from the coding sequence ATGATCAGTTTCAGCGTGAATTTGGAATTGGGGAATATCCAACAACGGGTTGAAGAAGCGGTAGATGCTGGACAGACACAGCTGGATCAGGAAGTTTTGAAGGGTTCAAACTATTTCATTCCCAAAGATACCGGGGAACTTGAACGTTCAGGGATTCGGGCTTCACAAATCGGAAATGGAAAGATTATTTGGGATCAACCATATGCCAGAAAGCTTTATTACAACCCGCAATATAACTTCTCCAAAGATGCAAACCCAAATGCACAAGGGCTATGGTTTGAAGCTGCAAAAGCCAGGTTCCTTAGTGATTGGGTGCGCATGACACAACAGGCCATTAATCGGCACTTGTAA
- a CDS encoding putative minor capsid protein — MFEFKEKSKVTFQGVPMQVQRVNPLYTDTLHHYEVELI; from the coding sequence ATATTTGAATTCAAGGAAAAATCAAAGGTGACATTCCAGGGCGTACCGATGCAAGTTCAGCGGGTTAATCCTCTGTATACCGACACCCTTCATCATTATGAGGTGGAGTTAATATGA
- a CDS encoding putative minor capsid protein, with protein sequence MLRIRPIPRNLLIHEATYEQFEENGRYGETYLPAVTLKNIRINFEKALAGQEIQKAKV encoded by the coding sequence ATGCTAAGAATAAGGCCGATTCCCCGGAATCTATTAATCCATGAAGCTACTTATGAACAGTTTGAAGAGAATGGGCGGTATGGTGAAACTTATTTGCCTGCCGTCACCCTAAAAAACATCAGGATCAACTTTGAAAAAGCTTTAGCCGGGCAGGAGATACAGAAAGCAAAAGTGTAA
- a CDS encoding major capsid protein codes for MPITLEQAKVGMADHIDQQVIDEFRRASFLLDQLTFDNAVSPGTGGSTLTYGYTRLKTPSTAGFREINSEYTANEADRENQYVNLKIFGGAFKIDRVIQDTSGQINEMNFQMQQKIKGAANLFHYTVINGDSAVDSKAFDGLDKALTGSNTELNTDSVIDISDEAGLESKKFALLDEIDNFLAELDGRPTMLMGNSKLITKIKSVARRAGYATKSEDGFGRTVTGYDGIPLVDLEYFYDGTSTIPVVPIINRTVGTEQTGLTDLYAVSLGMDGFHGVSPTGNKVIRTFLPDFNSPGAVKTGEVEMVAAVALKATRKAGVLRNIKVQ; via the coding sequence ATGCCAATTACTTTAGAGCAAGCAAAGGTTGGAATGGCAGACCATATTGACCAGCAGGTTATCGATGAATTTCGTCGTGCTTCCTTCCTATTAGATCAGCTAACATTCGATAATGCTGTTTCACCTGGTACAGGTGGATCAACTTTAACATACGGTTACACCCGTTTAAAAACTCCTTCAACTGCTGGTTTCCGTGAAATTAATAGCGAATACACAGCAAATGAAGCAGACCGCGAAAACCAATATGTGAATCTTAAAATATTTGGTGGAGCGTTTAAAATTGACCGTGTAATTCAAGATACTAGTGGTCAAATCAACGAAATGAATTTTCAAATGCAGCAAAAGATTAAAGGTGCTGCCAATCTGTTTCATTACACTGTAATTAATGGAGATTCAGCTGTCGATTCCAAAGCGTTTGATGGGTTAGACAAGGCGCTTACTGGTTCTAATACAGAATTAAACACTGATTCTGTAATTGATATCTCAGATGAAGCAGGATTAGAAAGTAAGAAGTTTGCTTTGTTGGATGAAATCGATAATTTCTTAGCGGAACTAGATGGCCGGCCAACGATGCTGATGGGGAACAGTAAATTAATCACCAAAATCAAATCGGTTGCCCGCCGGGCTGGTTATGCTACAAAATCTGAGGATGGCTTTGGACGCACAGTAACAGGGTATGATGGAATCCCACTGGTTGATCTTGAGTATTTCTATGACGGTACTTCAACAATTCCAGTTGTTCCAATCATTAATCGTACGGTTGGTACCGAGCAAACAGGATTAACAGATCTTTATGCTGTTTCCCTTGGAATGGATGGATTTCATGGTGTATCACCTACCGGTAATAAAGTAATTCGTACTTTCTTGCCTGATTTCAACTCTCCAGGAGCGGTTAAGACAGGCGAGGTTGAAATGGTGGCTGCTGTAGCCCTTAAAGCTACCCGAAAAGCCGGTGTTCTCCGAAATATTAAAGTTCAATAA
- a CDS encoding phage scaffolding protein, whose protein sequence is MDLKELLGEELYKQVMEKVGDNKIAIVSDGNWIPKSKFDDALDNAKDLKKQLKDRDSQLEDLKAKATGNEELTAKIQELTDLNKKTVQDYEAKIQDQAFNFALKTALTGAKAKNPKAVEALLNKDSIKLDGDKLLGLEDQLKALQKSDAYLFETEQQVSKPTFSQGQHQTTSGGEPSTLLDALNQRFSTTNN, encoded by the coding sequence ATGGATTTAAAAGAATTACTTGGTGAAGAACTTTATAAGCAAGTCATGGAAAAAGTGGGAGATAATAAGATTGCGATTGTTTCTGATGGAAATTGGATCCCGAAAAGCAAGTTTGATGATGCCCTTGATAACGCAAAGGATCTTAAAAAACAGCTAAAAGATCGCGACTCTCAGCTTGAAGATCTTAAAGCCAAAGCTACAGGCAATGAGGAATTAACAGCCAAGATTCAAGAACTTACCGACTTAAATAAAAAGACTGTTCAAGACTATGAAGCCAAGATCCAAGATCAGGCTTTTAATTTTGCCCTTAAAACGGCATTAACGGGTGCAAAGGCCAAGAACCCTAAAGCAGTTGAAGCTCTTTTAAATAAGGATTCTATCAAGCTTGATGGAGATAAGCTCCTTGGCTTGGAAGATCAGTTGAAAGCATTGCAGAAAAGCGATGCTTATTTATTTGAAACAGAGCAGCAGGTAAGTAAGCCAACATTCTCTCAAGGACAACACCAAACCACTTCAGGTGGTGAGCCTAGCACTCTTTTAGATGCACTAAATCAAAGGTTTTCAACAACCAATAATTAA
- a CDS encoding phage minor capsid protein, giving the protein MEPLRQQQLTMPVIEVFLSIEEEILLNIAKILKQGKSLLEEDVERWQTEKLGQLGKLTQQNIITIAKYAELSVETVTAMLEEAGYEAVTDSEMELIEAVAQGILLQPPLPKESPVLEAVLVSFQRQARESFNLINTTMLNQSQQIYLNILNETTGKVLAGTKTPRQALAETAARWAEHGVPALIRKDGAKMSTEAYVSMVTRSMSNSVANEMQFARMEEYGADLVEVSSHIGARPKCAKYQGKIFSRSGSSNKYPPLSSTSYGEPDGLRGINCQHVFYPFIEGFSKRVYRPYPAAENRKAYEESQKQRHLEREIRKAKRQLAVAEALGESEAIDAAKRKYGSDKLT; this is encoded by the coding sequence ATGGAACCACTAAGGCAGCAGCAATTAACAATGCCTGTTATCGAAGTCTTTCTATCTATTGAGGAAGAAATCCTTTTAAACATAGCCAAGATCCTGAAACAAGGAAAAAGCCTGCTGGAAGAAGATGTAGAAAGGTGGCAAACCGAGAAGCTTGGACAATTAGGAAAATTAACACAGCAAAATATTATAACCATAGCAAAATACGCGGAACTTTCGGTAGAAACTGTAACAGCTATGCTTGAGGAAGCTGGATATGAGGCTGTCACTGATTCAGAAATGGAACTGATAGAAGCTGTTGCTCAAGGAATCTTGCTGCAACCTCCTTTACCTAAAGAAAGCCCTGTTCTTGAAGCGGTATTAGTGTCTTTTCAAAGGCAAGCAAGGGAATCTTTCAACCTGATCAATACAACTATGTTAAATCAGTCTCAGCAAATATATTTAAATATCTTGAATGAAACAACAGGAAAGGTCTTGGCCGGCACAAAAACACCAAGACAAGCGCTGGCAGAGACAGCTGCAAGATGGGCAGAACACGGAGTTCCTGCTCTTATTCGAAAAGATGGGGCCAAAATGTCAACGGAAGCCTATGTATCTATGGTTACAAGGTCAATGTCAAACAGTGTTGCCAATGAAATGCAATTTGCTCGAATGGAAGAATACGGCGCAGATTTGGTTGAAGTCAGTTCCCATATAGGAGCAAGGCCAAAATGTGCAAAGTACCAGGGGAAAATCTTTTCAAGATCAGGGAGCAGTAATAAATACCCTCCTCTTTCATCTACTAGCTATGGCGAACCCGATGGACTTAGGGGGATTAATTGCCAGCATGTTTTTTATCCCTTTATTGAAGGTTTTTCAAAGCGTGTCTATAGGCCTTACCCAGCTGCAGAAAACAGGAAGGCCTACGAGGAAAGCCAGAAACAGAGGCACTTAGAAAGGGAAATCAGGAAAGCTAAAAGACAATTAGCCGTTGCTGAAGCCCTGGGTGAATCTGAAGCCATTGATGCTGCTAAAAGAAAGTACGGCAGCGACAAGCTAACATGA
- a CDS encoding phage portal protein has product MFKNMLARIRQVMYRMGLIKGIQKLADHKDIQINEDFYKDIGNWKALYKGYFSEWHDIKYTTISGQKKRRMASLNMPKVVSQELATLIFNERCEINISDKTLSENIHDVFKNNNFVKKFQDYLEYQFAMGGMVIKPYVEDGKLKLSYVTADCFIPISWDHNTIREAVFINEFSKKGKKYTHLEWHLWDGETYLIRNEVYENNPGEELGVKVPLKQFFPNLEEEIRISNYKRPGFVYFKPNIANNLDTTSPLGISIFANALDTLHSLDIAFDSYQREFKLGKKRILVPDTAIQTVIDPLTGQMHRYFDAEDEVYQAMALGDMDANKIADISATLRVEEHISAINSLLNVLAMQIGFSSGAFTFDGQGVKTATEVVSENSKTFRTKQSHENLIEAGIQELVECIIQVAELYQLFSRPEGEYEVTVAFDDSIAEDQNAEIAKQVQLVTNQLTSKKKAIMKIHGFSEEEAEQLLKEIAEENETATAEAIDFFGLNKDRQDQGGT; this is encoded by the coding sequence ATGTTTAAAAACATGCTGGCCCGCATAAGGCAGGTGATGTACAGAATGGGATTAATTAAAGGTATTCAGAAGCTGGCTGATCACAAGGATATCCAGATTAATGAGGATTTCTACAAAGATATTGGGAATTGGAAAGCTCTCTATAAAGGGTATTTTAGCGAATGGCATGATATCAAATATACAACGATTTCTGGGCAGAAAAAACGCCGTATGGCTTCCTTGAACATGCCAAAGGTGGTTTCACAGGAGCTAGCCACATTAATCTTTAATGAGCGCTGCGAGATAAATATTTCAGACAAGACTTTGTCTGAGAACATTCATGATGTCTTTAAGAATAATAATTTCGTTAAGAAATTTCAGGATTACTTAGAATACCAGTTTGCTATGGGTGGCATGGTGATCAAGCCTTATGTAGAGGATGGAAAATTAAAGCTCTCCTATGTAACAGCTGATTGTTTTATCCCGATTAGCTGGGACCATAACACCATTCGAGAGGCTGTTTTCATAAATGAATTCTCTAAGAAAGGAAAGAAATACACTCACCTGGAATGGCACCTGTGGGATGGGGAGACCTATCTAATCCGGAATGAAGTCTATGAAAATAATCCAGGTGAGGAATTAGGGGTTAAGGTTCCACTGAAGCAATTTTTCCCGAATCTTGAAGAGGAGATTAGGATATCCAATTACAAGCGACCGGGTTTTGTCTACTTTAAGCCAAACATAGCCAATAACTTGGATACTACAAGTCCATTAGGTATTTCGATTTTCGCTAATGCACTTGATACGCTGCACTCCTTGGATATCGCTTTTGACTCCTATCAACGGGAATTCAAGCTTGGGAAAAAGAGGATCTTAGTACCGGATACAGCTATTCAAACCGTTATTGACCCACTAACTGGTCAGATGCACCGTTATTTTGATGCCGAAGATGAAGTTTACCAGGCAATGGCTCTTGGCGATATGGATGCCAATAAAATAGCAGACATTTCAGCAACACTTCGAGTAGAGGAACATATTTCAGCTATCAATTCCTTGCTCAATGTCTTGGCAATGCAAATAGGCTTCTCTTCAGGTGCATTCACTTTTGATGGCCAGGGAGTTAAGACAGCAACAGAGGTTGTTTCGGAAAACTCTAAGACTTTCCGTACGAAGCAAAGTCATGAAAACCTCATTGAAGCAGGCATTCAGGAACTAGTCGAATGTATCATTCAGGTCGCTGAGCTATATCAGTTATTTTCTCGGCCAGAAGGAGAATATGAAGTCACAGTTGCTTTTGATGATTCTATAGCAGAAGACCAAAACGCAGAGATTGCAAAGCAGGTTCAGCTGGTTACCAATCAACTGACTTCTAAGAAAAAGGCGATTATGAAGATCCATGGTTTTTCAGAAGAAGAAGCTGAGCAATTACTGAAGGAAATTGCAGAAGAAAATGAAACAGCAACGGCTGAAGCAATTGATTTCTTTGGTCTTAACAAAGATAGACAAGACCAGGGTGGGACCTAA
- a CDS encoding PBSX family phage terminase large subunit, which produces MTVNTINVMDLMNVNFYSLWLAEQSHIVAKGGRSSMKSSVISLKLVVDFLEDDQGNVVCLRKVGKYLSTSIYEQIKWAIYMLGVEDEFYFGKSPLIIRHKATNTAFYFYGVDDPMKIKSAKIAKGYVMALWFEEAAEFAGVEDIDIVEDTFIRQEIEGKEVKVYFSYNPPRNPYSWINEWLETKARDDDYFIHHSTYLDDKKGFLSEQMIRKIEKYKENDEDYWRWMYAGEVIGLGDMVYNMAHFKEIDELPKDDDIVLIDIAIDTGHQVSATTFLAFGFTKKRNVILLDTFYYSPENKVVKKAPSELSKDLREWMDKIQQTYHRHFDQQTIDSADGALRNQFFKDYGIRLHPVVKKKKIDMIDNVQDLLAQGRFFVLKTAANEIFLTEHKKYQWDADTLQSDDPKVIKIDDHTCDAFQYYVQDNLRKLGLKY; this is translated from the coding sequence ATGACAGTCAACACAATTAATGTCATGGATCTAATGAACGTCAATTTCTATTCCCTCTGGCTTGCTGAACAGTCTCATATAGTCGCAAAAGGCGGCCGTTCCTCAATGAAATCCTCAGTGATTAGTCTTAAGCTTGTGGTTGATTTTTTGGAAGATGACCAGGGCAATGTCGTTTGTTTAAGGAAAGTAGGAAAATATCTTTCTACCTCTATTTATGAGCAGATTAAATGGGCCATTTACATGCTTGGTGTTGAGGATGAGTTCTATTTCGGAAAGTCTCCCCTCATAATTCGTCATAAGGCCACCAATACAGCCTTTTATTTTTATGGCGTTGACGATCCAATGAAGATTAAGTCGGCCAAAATAGCAAAAGGGTATGTCATGGCCCTCTGGTTTGAGGAAGCTGCTGAATTTGCAGGTGTGGAAGATATTGATATTGTAGAAGATACCTTTATCCGGCAGGAGATTGAAGGCAAAGAGGTTAAGGTATATTTCTCATACAACCCTCCCAGAAATCCTTATAGTTGGATTAATGAGTGGTTAGAAACTAAGGCCAGGGATGATGATTATTTCATTCATCATTCAACGTACCTTGATGATAAAAAAGGGTTTTTATCCGAGCAGATGATCCGGAAGATTGAGAAGTACAAAGAGAATGATGAGGATTACTGGCGTTGGATGTATGCCGGTGAGGTTATTGGTCTTGGTGACATGGTGTACAATATGGCTCATTTTAAAGAGATCGATGAGCTGCCGAAAGATGACGATATTGTTCTTATCGATATTGCCATTGATACAGGGCACCAAGTTTCTGCGACCACATTCTTGGCCTTCGGATTTACGAAAAAACGGAATGTAATTCTACTTGATACCTTTTACTATAGCCCGGAAAATAAAGTCGTAAAAAAGGCTCCGAGCGAGCTGTCAAAGGATTTAAGAGAATGGATGGATAAAATCCAGCAAACCTATCATCGGCACTTTGATCAGCAAACCATCGATTCTGCAGATGGAGCTTTGCGGAACCAATTCTTTAAAGATTATGGAATACGTCTTCATCCGGTAGTTAAGAAAAAGAAAATAGATATGATCGACAACGTCCAGGACTTATTAGCTCAGGGGCGTTTTTTTGTGCTTAAAACAGCAGCCAATGAGATTTTCCTGACTGAACATAAAAAATACCAATGGGATGCTGATACCTTACAGAGCGATGATCCGAAGGTTATAAAGATTGATGATCATACCTGCGATGCATTCCAATATTATGTTCAGGATAATTTGAGGAAGCTTGGATTGAAATATTAA
- the terS gene encoding phage terminase small subunit translates to MAEKYVFAEKDYVKGMKYKDIAEKYQVSLNTVKSWKKRYGWKRERGAPKEKGVHTKKRGAPKGNINAKGNRGGAAPKGNSNAVTHGLFSKFLPDESLEIMNHLQEHSPADLIWDQIQIQYAAIIRAQKIMFVENKDDITKVLKKKKDSNFGEEREWEYQFAWDKHANFLNAQSRAMGELRSLIKQFDEMAHIHDERRMKLELMRANIEKTKAEIKQEGGDASKVVIVNDKEAMRKALENDSQHN, encoded by the coding sequence ATGGCTGAGAAATATGTTTTTGCTGAAAAAGATTACGTCAAAGGCATGAAGTACAAAGACATTGCTGAGAAATATCAGGTGTCACTGAATACTGTCAAGTCGTGGAAAAAGAGATATGGCTGGAAACGTGAAAGGGGTGCACCAAAAGAAAAAGGTGTGCACACAAAAAAGCGAGGTGCTCCAAAAGGAAATATCAATGCAAAAGGCAACAGAGGAGGAGCTGCACCAAAAGGAAACTCAAATGCAGTTACTCATGGATTGTTTTCTAAGTTCCTTCCAGATGAATCATTAGAAATCATGAACCATTTGCAGGAGCATTCCCCAGCTGATTTAATCTGGGATCAAATACAGATTCAATATGCTGCTATTATTCGTGCACAGAAAATCATGTTTGTTGAAAACAAAGACGATATAACTAAGGTCTTAAAAAAGAAAAAGGACTCAAATTTTGGCGAGGAAAGAGAATGGGAATATCAATTCGCTTGGGATAAGCATGCTAACTTTTTAAATGCTCAGTCCAGGGCTATGGGTGAGCTGCGTTCCCTTATTAAGCAATTTGATGAGATGGCACACATTCATGATGAGCGCAGGATGAAACTTGAACTTATGAGGGCTAATATTGAGAAAACTAAAGCTGAAATCAAACAAGAGGGTGGAGATGCCAGCAAGGTCGTTATTGTTAATGACAAAGAAGCAATGAGGAAGGCGTTAGAAAATGACAGTCAACACAATTAA
- a CDS encoding helix-turn-helix transcriptional regulator — protein sequence MKEAASKQIESILKDYHWMMNSIKVLRDSIKDAGEGLVGQYGVAAGMPKAKGTTSDPVYKEIARRERRYSVIKKYEAKISVIQDCMHLITDNKEIEVLHWLLEGKSYRWIAMHMGLSHSHIGRIKDSIVKKMSEYVPNVTNGTNDTKLLKHKSAC from the coding sequence ATGAAAGAAGCTGCCAGCAAACAAATTGAATCCATTCTTAAGGATTATCATTGGATGATGAACTCAATAAAAGTACTCAGGGACTCGATCAAAGATGCAGGAGAAGGGCTAGTGGGTCAATATGGAGTCGCAGCTGGAATGCCGAAGGCAAAAGGCACCACAAGTGATCCTGTTTATAAAGAGATTGCCCGCAGAGAAAGGAGATATTCTGTTATAAAAAAGTACGAGGCTAAGATTTCTGTTATTCAGGATTGTATGCATCTTATTACGGATAATAAAGAAATTGAGGTTCTTCATTGGTTACTTGAGGGTAAAAGCTACCGGTGGATTGCTATGCATATGGGTTTATCTCACTCTCACATTGGACGCATTAAAGATTCAATAGTAAAGAAAATGAGTGAATATGTTCCAAATGTTACAAACGGTACAAATGATACGAAATTGCTAAAACATAAATCTGCTTGCTAA
- a CDS encoding DUF3800 domain-containing protein, with amino-acid sequence MNKERKKIADLIYNFCEEGLREFGSAYKNPSLENFSKSLDIVINNLLINGFKELADIFTGAYDYMEDIFKEEFSMIDYMPQKAMRSLNLPVFTAFIQLIEKFTSNVGIKNVKMFHDNTKQFELAYPEAFSWYSRKKKEDIEFVLENGQVLLSSLKSLRSISFSDSKDSPLIQAADLLASFINMYATKTIHEKKLSPELKELGKLLIGGLLASEQSGVDRFCDLISSQYFKEKLLYNHGLISELPINDYSDFPGLSIYKS; translated from the coding sequence ATGAACAAAGAGAGGAAAAAAATAGCAGATTTAATATATAATTTTTGCGAAGAAGGATTAAGAGAATTTGGAAGTGCATACAAAAATCCTTCATTAGAAAACTTTTCAAAATCACTTGATATTGTAATAAATAATTTATTAATAAATGGTTTCAAAGAATTAGCAGATATATTTACAGGTGCATATGATTACATGGAGGATATTTTTAAAGAAGAATTCTCAATGATAGATTATATGCCTCAAAAAGCAATGAGGAGTTTAAATCTTCCTGTATTTACAGCTTTTATACAGTTAATTGAAAAATTCACATCTAATGTAGGGATTAAAAATGTGAAGATGTTTCACGACAATACTAAACAATTTGAATTGGCATATCCCGAAGCATTTAGTTGGTATAGTAGAAAGAAGAAGGAAGATATTGAATTTGTTTTAGAGAATGGACAGGTTTTATTGTCTTCTTTAAAGTCACTACGGAGCATCAGCTTTTCTGATTCAAAGGATTCACCGTTAATCCAAGCTGCTGATCTTTTAGCTAGTTTTATTAATATGTATGCTACAAAAACCATACATGAAAAGAAACTGTCTCCGGAGCTAAAAGAGCTTGGAAAATTATTAATCGGAGGTCTATTAGCAAGTGAACAATCTGGGGTGGATAGGTTCTGTGATCTAATTAGCTCACAATATTTTAAAGAAAAGTTGTTGTATAATCATGGCTTAATCAGTGAATTACCTATAAATGATTATAGTGATTTTCCTGGTTTATCAATATATAAAAGTTAA
- a CDS encoding DUF3800 domain-containing protein, with product MANFNLYCDESGNSGGNFLDEQQPFYVLVGWIVERNLSYRAKNRVTFFKGKHYPNKDELKGVEILKGNIGQHNANNLFKELGEYCSPFFIIAEKNIA from the coding sequence GTGGCCAACTTTAATTTATATTGTGATGAATCTGGTAATAGTGGTGGGAATTTTTTGGATGAGCAGCAACCGTTTTATGTATTGGTTGGATGGATTGTTGAGAGGAATTTAAGTTATAGAGCTAAAAATAGGGTAACTTTTTTTAAAGGTAAACATTACCCAAACAAGGATGAACTAAAGGGGGTGGAAATCCTAAAAGGTAACATAGGTCAACATAATGCTAATAATCTATTTAAAGAATTAGGAGAATATTGTAGTCCTTTTTTTATAATTGCTGAAAAAAATATTGCTTAG
- a CDS encoding XtrA/YqaO family protein, with protein MKEAGRLKTIQINPRTNRLEIDIMEQKGSFVVVVCDGKARLTELPLYGETKIITHQGKVKRVKFDEGEEF; from the coding sequence ATGAAAGAAGCTGGCAGGTTAAAAACGATTCAAATAAATCCTAGGACAAACAGACTGGAAATCGATATAATGGAACAAAAAGGAAGCTTTGTGGTTGTGGTGTGTGATGGTAAAGCCAGGTTAACAGAACTACCTCTATATGGTGAAACCAAGATTATCACACATCAGGGTAAAGTAAAAAGGGTAAAGTTTGATGAAGGGGAAGAGTTTTAG
- a CDS encoding aspartyl-phosphate phosphatase Spo0E family protein, translating to MGLNKGLKHPATIKNSQMLDELIFRYQSKCK from the coding sequence ATAGGGCTAAATAAAGGGTTAAAGCATCCTGCGACTATAAAAAATAGTCAGATGCTGGACGAGCTGATTTTTAGATATCAATCCAAATGTAAGTAG